A region of Elusimicrobiota bacterium DNA encodes the following proteins:
- a CDS encoding BrnT family toxin, which yields MADVYDHLAKCTGFNWDKWNTSKIWDKHKVTPSECEQPFFNRPFIVDNDERHSKDEIRFYALGQTDAGRLLFIVFTIRGHLIRAISVRDMSNREREDYKYHEKQNP from the coding sequence ATGGCTGACGTCTACGATCACTTAGCGAAGTGCACAGGTTTTAATTGGGATAAATGGAACACGAGCAAAATATGGGACAAGCACAAAGTCACCCCATCCGAATGCGAACAGCCTTTCTTTAATCGGCCATTTATTGTCGACAACGATGAGAGACATTCAAAAGACGAGATTAGGTTCTATGCGCTCGGACAAACGGATGCCGGCAGACTCCTTTTCATCGTTTTTACCATCCGCGGGCACTTAATCCGCGCAATATCGGTGCGGGACATGAGCAACAGAGAGCGGGAGGACTACAAATACCATGAAAAACAAAATCCCTAA
- a CDS encoding CopG family transcriptional regulator has translation MKKPIYTDEPMGRLHVIPDFLPPPEELFPKREGIKVTLIVDRDSVNFFRQRAHSAGLKYQRMMREVLREYSHRYQLAPTKRSSGRPHTGRR, from the coding sequence ATGAAAAAGCCAATTTACACCGATGAACCCATGGGGAGACTTCATGTCATTCCCGACTTTTTGCCTCCTCCGGAAGAGCTTTTCCCGAAGAGGGAAGGCATTAAGGTGACTTTGATTGTGGATAGGGACAGCGTGAACTTCTTCCGCCAAAGGGCTCATAGTGCCGGCCTGAAATATCAACGAATGATGCGGGAAGTTCTCAGAGAGTATTCGCACCGCTACCAACTGGCCCCAACAAAGCGCTCCAGCGGACGGCCACACACCGGCCGCCGCTGA
- the rlmD gene encoding 23S rRNA (uracil(1939)-C(5))-methyltransferase RlmD, which translates to MTPLCPHFGACGGCATQDKPYAEQLAAKEAAIRHVVLPFAPREILPILPSPDVFHYRNKMEFAFGGLKDTPPLLGLRQKGKFDRIVDLAECRLLSPEAGPLMAAVRDWAFRENVPTYHLKSHRGFLRYLVVREGKNTGQRMVCLVTAEGTLPRESFMEALRASGVRVDTLLWTVNAGLSDVAWGEERAVLSGPGYIEERLGELTFQISPRTFFQTNTRAAEVLYGVIRNWVGEGSRASTFFDIYCGSGSIGLFCADAADRVVGVELNPQAVEDARANARSFGIAHAEFHTLDAAAFARSPDFAPAWNAPGALAVMDPPRPGLSADVRKLLVEHPVERWIYVSCNPDALAQDLAFLSPTYTLERVQPVDLFPHTPHTETAALLRRK; encoded by the coding sequence TTGACCCCGCTCTGCCCGCATTTCGGGGCGTGCGGCGGGTGCGCCACCCAGGACAAACCCTACGCCGAGCAGTTGGCCGCGAAAGAAGCGGCCATCCGCCACGTGGTCTTGCCGTTTGCTCCGCGTGAAATCCTTCCCATCCTCCCATCGCCGGACGTGTTCCATTACCGGAACAAAATGGAGTTCGCTTTCGGCGGATTGAAAGACACCCCGCCCCTCTTGGGGCTACGCCAAAAGGGGAAGTTTGACCGCATCGTGGACCTCGCGGAATGCCGCCTGCTTTCCCCCGAGGCGGGGCCGCTCATGGCCGCTGTGCGGGATTGGGCGTTCAGGGAAAACGTGCCGACCTACCATTTGAAGTCCCACCGGGGATTTTTGCGTTACCTGGTGGTGCGGGAAGGAAAAAACACGGGCCAGCGCATGGTGTGTTTGGTGACCGCCGAAGGGACCCTTCCCCGGGAAAGTTTTATGGAGGCCCTGCGGGCCAGCGGGGTTCGGGTGGACACCTTGCTTTGGACCGTGAACGCGGGGCTCTCCGACGTGGCCTGGGGTGAGGAACGGGCCGTCCTATCCGGGCCGGGATACATTGAGGAACGGCTGGGAGAGTTGACCTTCCAAATTTCCCCCCGGACTTTCTTTCAAACCAACACCCGGGCCGCGGAAGTGCTTTATGGGGTGATTCGAAACTGGGTGGGCGAGGGGAGCCGCGCCTCGACTTTTTTCGACATCTATTGCGGGTCGGGGTCCATCGGCCTTTTTTGCGCGGACGCGGCGGACCGGGTGGTGGGCGTGGAACTGAACCCCCAAGCCGTGGAAGATGCCCGCGCCAACGCCCGGTCCTTCGGGATCGCCCATGCCGAGTTCCACACCCTGGACGCCGCCGCCTTCGCCCGCTCGCCCGATTTCGCCCCCGCCTGGAACGCGCCTGGAGCCCTGGCGGTGATGGACCCGCCCCGCCCGGGACTCTCCGCCGACGTCCGGAAGCTTTTGGTGGAACACCCCGTGGAACGGTGGATTTACGTCTCCTGCAACCCCGACGCCCTGGCCCAGGATTTGGCGTTTCTTTCCCCCACCTACACCCTGGAACGGGTCCAGCCCGTGGACCTATTTCCCCACACCCCCCACACGGAAACCGCGGCGCTGTTGCGACGGAAATAA
- a CDS encoding SPASM domain-containing protein, with translation MKCPFCPEVVRDKTFMGRELFEKVVRAVAPLTEEVCFHLMGEPLLHPEFDSYVAFCRTVGVRLNITTNGLLLDRQRTEALLNSAVKQINFSLQSFEANFPHRDHSEYLQNIFDFTERALRERSDLYINYRLWNEGAEGAQGSNDLLLQKIKQGLHVEIQKKADVRWKKSVHLKGRVFLHFDSRFQWPHLDQPVRSARGFCYGLSSHIGILADGTVVPCCLDKDGVIGLGNADTQNIDEIIDSPRARALRQGFQRGNLVEDLCRKCTFISRFDKKVGRGRTPVLG, from the coding sequence TTGAAATGTCCCTTTTGTCCTGAGGTGGTCAGGGATAAAACATTTATGGGGCGGGAATTATTTGAAAAGGTTGTTAGAGCGGTGGCCCCGCTCACAGAAGAGGTGTGCTTTCATTTGATGGGGGAACCCCTCCTCCACCCGGAATTCGATTCTTATGTGGCTTTCTGCCGCACTGTCGGCGTTCGCCTCAATATAACGACCAACGGTCTTTTGCTTGATCGCCAACGAACGGAGGCCCTTTTAAATTCCGCTGTGAAACAAATCAATTTCTCGCTTCAGAGTTTTGAGGCCAATTTTCCGCATCGGGACCATTCGGAATATCTTCAAAACATTTTTGATTTTACCGAGAGAGCCCTGCGGGAACGTTCGGACCTCTACATCAACTATCGGCTTTGGAATGAGGGCGCGGAGGGGGCCCAGGGGTCCAATGACCTCTTGCTCCAGAAAATAAAACAGGGCCTTCATGTTGAAATCCAAAAGAAGGCCGATGTTCGATGGAAGAAGAGCGTCCATTTAAAGGGCCGGGTGTTTTTGCATTTTGACAGCCGGTTCCAATGGCCCCACCTCGACCAGCCCGTCAGAAGCGCCCGGGGGTTTTGCTACGGCTTGTCTTCCCATATCGGGATTCTGGCCGACGGGACGGTGGTGCCGTGTTGTTTGGATAAAGACGGTGTCATCGGTTTAGGGAATGCGGATACGCAAAATATCGATGAAATCATTGATAGCCCCCGGGCCAGGGCTCTCCGTCAAGGATTCCAAAGGGGAAATTTGGTCGAAGACCTTTGCCGTAAATGCACGTTTATTTCAAGGTTTGATAAGAAGGTGGGACGAGGGAGGACTCCTGTTCTGGGGTGA
- a CDS encoding BrnA antitoxin family protein, whose protein sequence is MKNKIPKFKNESEELTFWASHDSSNYIDWKKARRVTLPNLKPSVRSISIRLPESMFEELRLLANKKDVPYQSLLKMYLAERLQTELKHAHA, encoded by the coding sequence ATGAAAAACAAAATCCCTAAGTTTAAGAACGAATCAGAGGAACTGACTTTTTGGGCTTCTCATGACTCTTCTAATTACATCGACTGGAAGAAGGCTCGTAGAGTTACTCTGCCTAATTTGAAACCGTCTGTTAGGTCAATATCTATTCGTCTTCCTGAATCAATGTTTGAAGAGCTTAGGCTTCTAGCCAACAAGAAAGACGTTCCATATCAGTCTCTCTTGAAAATGTATCTGGCAGAGAGACTTCAAACTGAACTTAAACATGCACACGCATAG
- a CDS encoding BrnT family toxin: MSGGGRYGSFVWNALKEKANVQRHGLGFHDATEVFADPRRIIARDDRHSKDEERLFCVGSIHGRVITVRFTFRGKCVRIFGAGYWRKGRKAYEKANLHR, from the coding sequence ATGAGCGGCGGCGGTCGGTATGGGTCCTTCGTTTGGAATGCCTTGAAAGAAAAGGCCAATGTTCAGAGGCATGGGCTTGGCTTTCACGATGCCACTGAGGTCTTCGCAGATCCCCGGCGTATCATTGCCAGGGATGACCGACATTCCAAGGACGAGGAACGACTTTTCTGTGTTGGTTCCATCCATGGGCGTGTTATCACGGTTCGATTTACTTTTCGGGGAAAATGCGTTCGAATCTTCGGCGCTGGTTATTGGAGAAAGGGGAGGAAAGCATATGAAAAAGCCAATTTACACCGATGA